The genomic interval GGAGCCCGGGCGCGTGATCTGGACAGACTACAGCTCAGTGGGCGGTCAAACCCATGGGCTGATTCTCGACCTGCCCACAGGAGCTGTCCTTCCCGAGGAGGTCTTTTCGGGGCCTCCTCTCGTGAAGCCGGATGATGTGGCCTTTCTCCCGGGGGGGAGGATCGCGGTGCTGGATCGACTCAGTCAGCCCCGAGGCCCCGATGCGGCACGGGGCGGCCTCTACGCCGTCGATCCCTGGGCGGGCTCCGTCGATACGCTCCTTGCCGTGGCGGACCATCCCGAGTTGCGCTTTCCGACCGGACTCGCCTACGGCAGAACCGACGAGCTTCTCCTCGTCGACAAGGACGCGAACCCGATGGGTTACCCGGGACGGCCGGGCGCGGTCTATTCCTTCGATTTGCAGAGTCGTACGCTGCGCCTCCTCGCGGCGAGCGACAAGTTCGTCGAGCCTTCGGATGTGATCCTCGAATCGACCGGGTCGGTCCTGATCGTGGACTACGAGGCCGACCCATCCGGGACGCAGCCGCGATCAGGCTGTCTCTTCGAGATCGATCCACTGAGCGGCGCGGTCACGCCCGTCCCTCATCAGGCGTACACGTTCGTCGATCCGATCGGCCTCGCGGAGGGACCTCTCCGACGCGTCTATGTCGTGGACATCAGCGCGAACCCGCGCGCTCTTCCTCAGAACACAGGAGCGGTCTTCCAGGTCATTCGAGAAGCGGGCAACCTCACGGTGCTGCTCTCGGCGGACACTCTGTATGCCGATCCGACGGACATCCTGGTCGAGGACAGCGGCAGAATCATCGTCTCGGACCGCGAGAGCGATCCCTTTGACTTCGGGCCGGGCGACCATGGAGCGCTCCTCTCGTTCTTCCCCCACTCCGGCCCTGTCAGCGTCTACGCGGGGCACGGGACGCTGCGGGGTCCCGAGGGGCTTGCCCTGTTCCGGGAGGGTAGCCTGTCCGTCAGTTCGCTGGACCTTGCGGACATCAACGGCCCCCCGGCCCTCCCCGGGGATTCCCTTCGGTTCGAGGTCTTGGTGTCGAACGCCGGGCCGGCCCGGATCGAGAGCGCCATGGCGAGCCTCTACGTCTCAGATCGGTTGAGCCTGATCGCCGTCGAGGGGAGCCCCGGCATCGGTCTGGACCCCCGCGCTGGCGGGCTGACGTGGCTCGGCGATCTGGAGCCCGCCGAAACCGCCCGCGTGGGCGGCTGGGCCCGCATCAACGACGATCTGGTCTTCGGCGAGCGCATCTTCGGATACACGAGGATCGCGGGGCCCGGCGCGCCGGCCCCGGACACGGCGGGGCTGCGCGGCGTGACCTACCTTGGACCTGGCGATGTCGTCCTGGTCGATCTCAACGCCGATCTCGGCGCGGGCACGGCGCGCGGAACGCTCTTCTTTCTCCGCGAGGGGGAAGGCGAGACAACCCCGATCATCTCGGCGGATCCCAGCTGGTTCGATCCTACGGCTGTCGAGTACGAGGGGCCCGGGAGACTGCTCATGGCGGATCCCTCCGGGGCGGGCGGCGGGCGGATCTTCTCCGTCGACTACCTGAACGGGACTTCGCGGATCTGGATCAGCGATCCCCGTCTCGGCACGCCTGTCGACCTCTGCATGACGAGAGGAGGCGATCTCCTGATCGTCGATCAACTCGCGTCTCTGCAGAATCCGACCGGCCAGCGGCCGGCCATCTTCATCAAGCGCGCGGGCCAGAGCGGGCTCAGCGTGTTCACCGATCATCCGGCGCTCGCTGCCCCGGATCAGCTCGCGGAGGACGATCTCGGGCGCCTCTGGCTGGTCGACAGCCAGGCCGATCCAAACGGCCTCCAGCACGGTTCAGGCGCTCTGTTCAGGATCGATGCCCAGACGGGAGCCCTGGCGGACACTCTCCAGTTCCGCGAGTTCGTCCGTCCCACCGGCGTCGTCGTCTGGCCAGAGGCGGGCTTGGCGGTCGTCGATGGCAGGGCGCGTCAGCTCGGGCCGATCGGAACCGGCGTGATCTTCCAGGTGGACCCGGACCGCGAGACGCTCGGGGTGAGAATCGAGGATCCGAGATTCAGGTTGCCTAGAAACGCGGCCTTCACCCTTGGGGGCGATCTCTGGATCGTGGACGCGATCGCGCGCGACGATGCTCTGCCCGGCGCCCCCGGGACTCTCTTCAGCTACAGTCCGGAGTCGGGTGAGATCAAGACGGTCGCGCAGTCGCCGGACTATGTGACCCCGGCGGACCTCTACATCGTTCCCGGGCCGACGCCCCGCTTCTACTCGTACGACGTGGAGGATCTCGATGGGCCACCCGTTGAGCCGGGCGACGAAGTGCGCGTCACCGCTCGAATCGGCAACAGCGGCCCCGTCGAGACTCGCGGGGTCGCCTACACCGACACCCTGCCCGCGTGGGTTGTCCTGGACCCCGAGACGATCAGGTACGAGGCGGGCACTCTCCAGCTCTTGCCCGAGCTGGGGGTCATTGTCTGGAATGTCGATCTCGGATCCGAGACCTCGTACACCATCACCTATGAAGGAAGGGTCCGGCCGGAGGCGCCGCAAGGCCTCGAAATCCTCTTCCGGTCCCATCTGCGGACGGCGGAGGGAGTGCACCGGGTCCGCAAGGCGAGCAAGAGGTTGCCGGTCTTCTTCGAGGAAGAGTACCTCTATCTCGTCGACTCCGATTGCGATCCGTTTCGATTCGGCAAGACCGTGGGCGCCCTCTGGAAGATCCACCTCCGCACCGGGAACACCGTGACGATGGCATCCAGTGAATCGATGGTCGAGCCCGTGGCCTGCCTGATGATGCCCTCGAGCCCGCCCGAGCTTTTCATCGTTGATGAGCTCGCGAATCCTCGGGGACATGCGGTGGGGAGGGGAGCGCTCTGGAGACTGCTCCCCCTTGAGTCGGCAATCGAGGTCGTGAGCGCAGAGCCGACCTTCAGGAATCCGCTCACGGCCATTCCGATCGGCGACCACGAGCTGTTGCTTCTGGACGGGCTCGCGAACCCGTTCAACCTCCCCGCGCGCTTCGGGCCGGGGGCGATCTACCACGTCGACACGCTCACCCGGGAGACGACCCCCTACCACAGCGACACCCTCTTCGTCTCGCCCAAGGACATCCTGCTCGACGGACGGGGCGGCCTGCTCGTGATCGATGCGGAGGCCGACCCTGGTGGCTACGGATTCCGTGGCGGGGCCGTCTTCCGGCTCGACCTCATCCGGAAGCAGGTCACGGTCTACTCCGCCTCTGCGGACTTCAGGGGCCCGGTCGCCGCGACGATCGGCCCTGACGGGGCGCTCTACGTCCTCGATCGAGATGCCGTGGCGTTCGAGGGGACGATCGCGCGCGGGGTCGTCTGGCGGATCGACCGGATGGGAAACGCGGCACTCTTCACGGCGTCTCAGTTCTTCCGGCGTCCCGTCGACCTCGCATTCGACTCCAGCGGCAACCTGATGGTTTCGGATGAGATCGCGGATCCGGCGGGCTACGGGGAGCAACACGGAGCGGTCTTCAGGAGGAGGGGATCCTCCCCATCGTTCGATGTCTTCCTCGCGAGCAAACGGACCGCCTCGCCGGCCGGGTTCTTCATCCGCGAGGGGCTGACCCCCCTGGGTTTGTCGGATCTGGAGGCGGAGGCGGCGGACGAAGGCATTCTCCTGCGCTGGAGGGTCGGAGAGGGGCAATTCGACGGCTTCGTCATCCTGCGGGCGAGCGGCTCCGATCCGGCCGATGAGGATTACGCGCCGCTCAACCTCGATCGTTTGGTCCCAGGTATGGGGCCCTACGAGTACCTCGATGAGGAGATCGAACCCGGCACGGCCTACGCGTACAAGATCGCGGCTGTGCTTCCAGGGGGTGGCTCGCGTCTCTACGGCCCCGTCCATGCCGTCGCGACGGCGGGCCGGCCGTTCGCTCTGCACGCCGCGGCGCCCAATCCGACCCGTGGCTCGACGAGCATCCGGTACAGCCTGCCTCGCAAGGGAGACGTGAGGCTGCAGGTCTTCGACCTGGCGGGCCGCCGAGTTCGCGTCCTGCATGATGGACCGGCCGGCGGCGGGACGAAGGTTCTCGTCTGGGATGGGACGAACGAGCAGGGGCGCGCGGTTGCGAGCGGCGTCTACTTTCTCAGGCTGACCTGGAGGGATCGCTCCGCGAGCGGTCGCGTCGTCCTGCTTCGCTAGCGTCTCCTGGGGCCGAAACCAGATCCGAGGTGCGCTCATGAGACAGCGGGGTCCCGTCCACTCATCGATGGCGCTTGTGCTCGCGCTGATCCTCTCCGCGCCAGCCGCCGGCGGGGGAGTTTCCCGCCTCGCCGCGCCCGAGCGGGACGGCGCCTGGACGCTGGTCGCGCCCTCAGGGGCCGTGTCGATGACCGTCGAGCTGATCGACGGAAGACTCCAGTACTCGGTCGCGCGCGCGGACACGGCGGTCCTGGAACGCTCCAATCTGGGGATGGCGAGGGCCGATACGGAGTTCGAATCGGGTCTCGAGCTGGCGTGGGCGTCGACGCCAATCGTGGTCGACGAGGACTACACGGTTCCGCATGGAAAGGTTTCCCGATCGCGGGTCCGCGCGGTTACGCAGTCCATCGAGTTTCGAAATCCCTCCGGCCATCGGATGCAGCTTGCCTACCGGGTCAGCGATGACGGAGCGGCCTTTCGCTACAGGTTTCCGGAAGCCTCGGGCGTTCTCCACACAGTGACGGACGAGCTGACGACCTTCCGCATCGCCGCAAACGGCCGCGCGATCCTGCAGCGGCGTTGGCCCGAGTCGATCCACGAGATCGTTCCCACGGAGAGTCCGCCGAGC from Candidatus Eisenbacteria bacterium carries:
- a CDS encoding T9SS type A sorting domain-containing protein, with product MLDRLSQPRGPDAARGGLYAVDPWAGSVDTLLAVADHPELRFPTGLAYGRTDELLLVDKDANPMGYPGRPGAVYSFDLQSRTLRLLAASDKFVEPSDVILESTGSVLIVDYEADPSGTQPRSGCLFEIDPLSGAVTPVPHQAYTFVDPIGLAEGPLRRVYVVDISANPRALPQNTGAVFQVIREAGNLTVLLSADTLYADPTDILVEDSGRIIVSDRESDPFDFGPGDHGALLSFFPHSGPVSVYAGHGTLRGPEGLALFREGSLSVSSLDLADINGPPALPGDSLRFEVLVSNAGPARIESAMASLYVSDRLSLIAVEGSPGIGLDPRAGGLTWLGDLEPAETARVGGWARINDDLVFGERIFGYTRIAGPGAPAPDTAGLRGVTYLGPGDVVLVDLNADLGAGTARGTLFFLREGEGETTPIISADPSWFDPTAVEYEGPGRLLMADPSGAGGGRIFSVDYLNGTSRIWISDPRLGTPVDLCMTRGGDLLIVDQLASLQNPTGQRPAIFIKRAGQSGLSVFTDHPALAAPDQLAEDDLGRLWLVDSQADPNGLQHGSGALFRIDAQTGALADTLQFREFVRPTGVVVWPEAGLAVVDGRARQLGPIGTGVIFQVDPDRETLGVRIEDPRFRLPRNAAFTLGGDLWIVDAIARDDALPGAPGTLFSYSPESGEIKTVAQSPDYVTPADLYIVPGPTPRFYSYDVEDLDGPPVEPGDEVRVTARIGNSGPVETRGVAYTDTLPAWVVLDPETIRYEAGTLQLLPELGVIVWNVDLGSETSYTITYEGRVRPEAPQGLEILFRSHLRTAEGVHRVRKASKRLPVFFEEEYLYLVDSDCDPFRFGKTVGALWKIHLRTGNTVTMASSESMVEPVACLMMPSSPPELFIVDELANPRGHAVGRGALWRLLPLESAIEVVSAEPTFRNPLTAIPIGDHELLLLDGLANPFNLPARFGPGAIYHVDTLTRETTPYHSDTLFVSPKDILLDGRGGLLVIDAEADPGGYGFRGGAVFRLDLIRKQVTVYSASADFRGPVAATIGPDGALYVLDRDAVAFEGTIARGVVWRIDRMGNAALFTASQFFRRPVDLAFDSSGNLMVSDEIADPAGYGEQHGAVFRRRGSSPSFDVFLASKRTASPAGFFIREGLTPLGLSDLEAEAADEGILLRWRVGEGQFDGFVILRASGSDPADEDYAPLNLDRLVPGMGPYEYLDEEIEPGTAYAYKIAAVLPGGGSRLYGPVHAVATAGRPFALHAAAPNPTRGSTSIRYSLPRKGDVRLQVFDLAGRRVRVLHDGPAGGGTKVLVWDGTNEQGRAVASGVYFLRLTWRDRSASGRVVLLR